A stretch of DNA from Pasteurellaceae bacterium RH1A:
TTATTATCAAAATCTATTATAAAATAAAACTCATTAAATTCTATTACTTTTTCACCTGCACAAATTAATTCCCAAATTTTCATTTTAAAATCATAATTTGAGCGATAAAACCAACCAAGAAAATAATCAAAATGCTCAGGAGAATTTGGTTTAATAAGTTCTTTGTGGATGCACATTGCTTTCCCTATATTATTCGCCATCTGGAAAAGAGCTTTTCACTCTGCCCTTCTTTATGCCCACTCTATATCTTGATACAGCGCAGCTATTTTTGTCAATCTTAGGTAACGCAAGCCTCCAGGCTGGTGCTGAAAAAGCCTTAAGAAATAAGGCACCAGCGAGGACGCTGGCGCCATCAATTAGGCAATAGACTATACCCCATTCTTAATATTTTCCAGCACTTCCCAACGTTCAAAGGCCTGCTCCAGTTCCAGCTCCTTATCCGCCAATTTCTGTAACTGGCCTTGGGTGTAGGCTGGTTCTCGGCTGAAGAAGTCGGCTGAATTAACCTCGGCCTGTATGGCTTCAATTTCTGCCTCCAAGCCTTCCATCAACTCTGGCAGGGCCTCTAGCTCCCGCTGTTCCTTGTAGGATAATTTAACCTTCTTCTCGGCCTTTGCAGAATTTGAGGCTTTTTCAACCGCTTGCTTTACCTCAACAAGCGGGGCTTTTTTGCTGTTTTTTTGCAAATCGGCCTGGGTGGCGAAGTAGTTGGTCTGCTGCTGTTTGGCATCGAAATAGCCGCCCACATATTTATTGACCACGCCTTCGCCTTCAAAGATATAGCATTCTGTTACGGTGTTGTCGATAAATTGGCGGTCGTGGCTGACAATCAAGAGCGTGCCTTGGTAGTCGGCCAAGAGTTCTTCCAGTAGTTCCAGGGTTTCTACATCTAAGTCGTTGGTCGGTTCGTCCAGAATCAAGAGATTGTTGGGCTTGAGTAAGAGTTTGGCCAGCAAGAGGCGGTTACGTTCCCCACCAGACAAGGCCTTGACCGGGGTCATGGCCCGTTTGGGTGGGAAGAGGAAGTCTTGCAGATAGCCCAAAACGTGGCGTTTGACCCCGTTAAATTCGATGTCCTGCTTGCCATCGGCCACGTTGTCCATCACGGTTTTTTCAGGATCGAGGTCAGCCCGGTACTGATCAAAATAGGCCACCTCTAACTTAGTGCCACAACGGATAGACCCGCTGGTTGGCTCTAGTTGGCCTAAAAGCAGCTTGATAAAGGTGGTTTTGCCGCAGCCATTTGGCCCAACCAGGGCAATCTTGTCGCCCCGTTGAATGGTTGTGGTGAAGTTTTTGAGTAGGCTTCTGCCCTCAATTTCATAGCCGGCATTTTCCATTTCAAACACAATCTTGCCCGAGCGGGTGGACTGGTCGATTTGGATCTTGGCCGTGCCTTGCACCTCTCGGCGGTTGCGGCGTTCTTCCCGCAGGGCTTTCAAGGCTCTAACCCGGCCTTCATTACGGGTACGGCGGGCCTTGATACCCTGACGAATCCAAACCTCTTCCTGGGCCAACTTCTTGTCAAAAAGCTCATTTTGCAGGGCTTCGACCCGCAGGTTTTCTTCCTTGTCGATTAAATATTGGTCGTAATTGGTGTTATAGGAGACCAGCTTGCCTCGATCCAGATCGACAATACGGGTGGCCATCTTACGGATAAAGGCACGATCGTGGGAAATAAAGATGATCGATCCCTTAAAATCCAAGAGCAGATCTTCTAACCAACTGATGGCTTCTACGTCCAAGTGGTTGGTCGGTTCGTCTAAGAGTAGCACATCAGGATTAGCCACCAGGGCCCGGGCCAGGGCCGCCCGGCGAACCCAACCGCCCGAAAGCTCGCAGAGGCGGGTTTCAGGGTCAAGTTCCAGCATTTTAAGGGTGTCTTGAATGCGGTTTTCAAACTGCCAGCCGTTGGCATGTTCCAACTGGGCCTGAACCTTGGCCAACTCGTTCATCAGGCTCTCGCTGTAGTCGGTCAGCATTTGCTGGGAAATGTGGTGGTACTGCTTGAGAAGGTCGGCCAGGTGGGCAATCCCTTCCGCCACATAGTCAAACACGGTTTCTTGAATATGGCGGGGCGGATCCTGCTCCAGGCGGGTGACCACGATGTCTTTTTCAAAGATGAGCTTGCCATCATCCAGCTGAACTTCGCCGGCCAGAATTTTCATGAGGGTGGACTTGCCCGCCCCATTGCGACCAACCAAACAGACCCGCTCGCCTTGCTCAATATGCAGTTCGGCGTAGTCTAGGAGGGGATGGTCGCTAAAGGACAGGTATGCGTTGGAAAGGTTTAAGAGTGCCATAAATTCGGTTTAATAATTGAAAATAGGGCAATTTTAGCGAAATTTTGGCTTAAAGGGAAAAGCTATTCTTGTTTTTCTTGAGCAAAAGCCCTAAGATGTAGCCTCATCACTACTAAGGAGGAATAATATGACCATTATGACCAGCCGTGAATTTAATCAACGCCTCAGTCAAGCTCAAAAAGCAGCTTTGATTGAGCCTGTGATTATTACCAATCGTGGGGAGCCTGCTTTTGTACTTTTGAGTTATGCAGCCTATACAAAACAATCCAAATCAAGCCAAAATATTCTTGATATGTTAGCAGATACTGCTCCTGCCTGTGCAGATATTGAATTGGAGCTTCAACCTCGAAGCATTGGCCAACGTCCAGAGGTGGAATTTTAAGATGTATTTGCTTGATACCAATGTTATTAGCGAAATTCGCCGAGCTAAATTTGGCAAGTGCAATACTGGTGTGCTGGCTTGGATCAAGGGCATTCAACCTAGTCAAATTTATACCAGTACCGTTGTTTTAATGGAAATTGAGCGTGGCGTCTTGTCTATGGAGCGTAAAGATGTTCCTCAAGGGCAAATCCTACGTACTTGGTTTGAAGAACAAGTTAAAACTACCTTTAAAGATCAGACTTTTGGCCTTGATGAACAAACTGCCCATCTTTGTGCCCAGCTTCACATTCCCTACCATGCTCCCGAAAACGATGCTTGGATTGCTGCTACAGCTAAGCAGCATAATCTTATTTTGGTGACACGCAACATTAAGGATTTTGAGAACTTTGGCGTAAAGTTGTTAAATCCCTTCGTAGAATAAAGGTGCCTTAAAATGCACCCTACTTCTCATACCAAATCCGATTGATATAAAGCGTCACCTTGCCTGACGGGGTGATCACGCTGACCTCATCATCTACCTGTTTGCCAATCAGGGCACGAGCAACGGGGGAGTCGATGGAGATCCACTGCTTGGCAGGGTCGAACTCATCGCAGCCGACAATGCGGTACTGCTTGATGCCGCCCTCTAAATCTTCCAATTCCACCCAGGCACCGAAGAAGACCTTGCCCTCTTGGCTAGGGTTGTAGTCCACAATTTGCAGGACTTCCAAACGCTTGGTCAGAAAACGTACCCGGCGGTCGATTTCCCGCAGGCGGCGTTTGCCGTAGATATATTCCGCATTTTCACTGCGGTCGCCTAGGGCGGCGGCATCAGACACAGCTTGAGTGACCTTGGGCCGTTCTTCCTTCCAGAGAAATTTCAGCTCCTGATCCAGAGCCTGCCAGCCTGAGCGGGTAATGTAATTTGATTTTGCCATAAGTTAGAAAAACGAAAAAACCGCACGAAATCGTGCGGTTATGGGGGTTTGCAGAAAATTACTTGCTTTCTACCGCTTGTTTAACATCTTCCACTTTAGAATCAATGGCTTGTTTCATTTCTTCTACTTTGGTGGCAGCAGCATCTTTAGCGGCTTCTGTTTTAGCAGCAGCGGCGTCTTTCATATCAGTTACTGCTTGTTTGGCTTCTTCAACTTGATTTGCAGCGGAAGCTTTTACTTCTTCTGCCTTGGTGGCCATAGCCTCTTTGGCTTCACTTGCCGTTTGTTTGGCTTCTTCTACCTTAGTTGCAGCTGCGTCTTTCATTTCGTTGCCCTTGGCAGCAGCCGCGTCTTTAGCGTCAGATGTGGCCTGTTTCATTTCTTCCATTTTGGCATCTGCTGAAGCCTTCATTTCTTCAGTTTTAGCAGCAGCGGCGTCTTTCATTTCAGCAGCAGATTCTTTGGCTGCTTCAACTTTAGCATCAGCTGCGGCTTTCATTTCAGCCACTTTGGCATCTGCGGCATCTTTAGTGTCGGCTGCTGCTTGTTTTACTTCTTCCATTTTAGCGGCGGCTGCATCTTTCATTTCAGCACCCTTGGCTGCGGCAGAATCAGTTGCATCTGAAATCGCTTTTTTCGCTTCTTCTACTTTAGCATTGGCTGCGTCTTTCATTTCTTCAGCCTTGGCAGCTGCGGCATCTTTCATTTCGCTGGCCGCTTGTTTGACTTCTTCAACTTTTGCAGCTGCTGCGTCTTTCATTTCAGCCGCTGCTTGTTTGGTTTCTTCCATTTTTGCCGCAGCAACATCTTTAACATCTGATGCAGCTTGTTTCACTTCTTGAGTGGTTGTTTCAACAGCTTTTTTGGCATCATCACAGGCTGCTAAAGTAACGGTTGCACCTAAAACTAATGCGGTTAGAAGAGATTTTTTCATTGTGACATTCCTTATTTAAGAATAAAAAGTTATAAAAAGAAGTGTAATTATGGTAATTACTTTCCTTTTGAGTGACAAAAATCCAATAAGTTCAATTTTTTTAGATATTAACCCCGTGATCGGCAAATTCATCCTCAAAATACTGGTTCATATCAAAGGCCGGTTTCTGGGATTTGGACTGGCCGACAATCTTGGCTGGCACGCCTGCGGCAGTGGCATATTCTGGCACAGCCTGCACCACCACCGATCCTGCCCCAATCTTGGCATACTTCCCAATTTCAATATTGCCCAGCACCTTGGCCCCCGCCCCAATCATCACGCCCTTGCGGATTTTAGGGTGGCGGTCGCCATTTTCCTTACCCGTTCCGCCCAGGGTGACCCCTTGCAGGATGGATACATCATTTTCAATCACCGAGGTTTCGCCCACCACAATACCGGTGGCGTGGTCTAACATGATGCCACAGCCGATTTGGGCGGCGGGGTGGATGTCCACATCAAAGGCCACAGAAATTTCATTTTGCAGGTAAACAGCCAGGGCTTGTCGGCCCTGCTTCCAGAGATAATGGGTAACCCGATAGCTTTGCAAAGCGTGATAACCCTTGAGATAGAGCAAGGCTGTGCTCCACTTATCCACGGCTGGGTCTCGGGTGCGGACGGCATCGATATCGCAGGCGGCGCTGTAGATAATTTGCGGATCGGCCGCATAGGCCTCCTCAATAATTTCCTTCAAGGCAATGGCCGGCATAATGGGGTTGGCCAGTTTGTTGGCCAGAATGTAGCTGAGCGCCCCGCCCAGGTTGGTATGCTTTAGAATGGTGGCATGGAAGAAGCTGGCCAGCATGGGCTCGTTATTGGCCAGGTCTTGGGCCTCTTGGCGGATATGCTGCCAGATTTGGTTTACATCGGTTTTTTTCATCTAAATTTCCTCCCCCTTACGCTCTCTCCCCAAGAGGGCTGACACGCCCTTGCGGATATGGGCCTTGGTATTTTTGCCGCAGAAGAGCATTTGGTAGATCTGCTCCACAATTGGCATTTCGACCCCTTGTCTTTGAGCCAAAAGATAGGCTTCCTTGGTGTTGTAATAGCCCTCCACCACCTGGCCGATTTCGGCAATGGCTTCTTCAATCCCCTTGCCCTGGCCTAGCATAAGGCCGAAGCGGCGGTTACGGGATTGGTTGTCGCTACAGGTTAGGACTAAATCGCCCAAGCCAGCCATGCCCATCAGGCTGGTTGGGTTGCCGCCCAAGGAAACCAAGAGGCGGCTGATTTCAGCAATCCCTCGGGTAATGAGAGCTGTTCGGGCATTGGCGCCAAAGCCCATGCCGTCAGACACACCAGCGGCAATGGCAATCACATTCTTAATTGCACCACCTAATTGCACGGCCACCATATCGCTATTGGTATAAACCCGGAAGGAGCGGGAGCAGTGAATACGCTGTTGCATTTCATCGGCAAAAACAGGATCGTTGGAGGCCAGTGAAATGGCCGTTGGCAGGCCCTGGGCTAATTCCTTGGCAAAAGTCGGGCCAGACAGCACGGCAAGCGGGTGATTATCGCCCAAAATTTCCACAACGACCTCTTGTAATAGCCGGCCAGTATCCCGTTCTAGCCCCTTGGTGGCCCACATAATGCGGTGCTCGTCCCGTAAAAAGGGCTTCATTTGCAGGAGGACTTCACGGAAAACATGGCTGGGCACGACAATCAAAATATCCTTAACCTTGGCCAGGGTTTGGCCTAGATCGGTTTCCACAATCAAGTCTTCAGGAAAGGCCACATCGGGCAAAAATTCCTGATTTTTACGCTCTCGGGCCATTTTTTCCATCTTGTGGGGGCTGTGGCCCCAAAGGTGGGCCTTACTGCCCCTCCGGGCTAGGGCGATGGCCAAAGACGTGCCATAAGAACCTGCGCCAAGAATCGCAATAGGTGCAGAATAATCCATAATTTCTCCTTGTCAATTTGGGCAGAATTTTGACCTCTTGTTTGCAAGAAATCAATCTTTTCGCCACATTTTATTCACTTTTCAAGGCTGTTTAGGCTTGATTTTGAATGTTTAGTTGGCCAATCCTATCGTCTCTTTGGGGGAAGTCTGCCCGATAGTGCGCTCCCCTGCTCTCACGCCGCTCCCGCATGGAGGCCACCACGGCTTGTGCGGTTTTCAGGGAAAAATAGACCTCTAGGCCCTGATATTGAGCGGTTCGCACAGGGCAGAACTTGGCTTCCAAATCCTTCAAGAAGGCAGCAAGTTTAGCTAAATTCGCCTCCGTTCGATAAACATTAGCATATTTGCCCATCATCTCCCGCATTTGGCTGAGGACTTGGCTGGCGGTTAAATCTGGCTGGGCCTGGGGATTATAGGGCTGGTTAAGGGCAGTCTCAGCCGCTTTTAGGCTAGCTTCAAGCGGGGCAAAAACCTGATTTTTTTGCAAATTGGCCTGAATTTTAGCCGTGGCTCGCTTGGCGAATACCAGGCTGCCGCCCACCGAATTGCCACCCAGGCGGTTGGCCCCTTCAATGCAGCTGGAGACCTCGCCCACCGCAAAAAGGCCCTGTACGGCACTTTGCGCATCTTCATCAATCTCAATGCCACCATTGCAACTGTGGGCAAAGGGGGCGATGGCGACCCTGTCTTTAAGCAGGTCAATGCCCACTTCTTGCTTGAGCCAGTTCAGGTAAACCCTGTAGAACTCGGTTTGATCTTGGTAAAGCTCTGGCGAATAGGTCAGGTAAACCGCCTCATGGCCTTGGAGCAAGTGTTGCATCATAACTAGGTCAAATTCCACGCAGTCAAAGTCCACGCTGAAGGGCGCATAGCCGCTGCGTTCAGCCACCATTTGGCCAAACTCTGCTGGGCTTTTATGGGGGAAGAGCGACTTGCCGGCCTGGTCAAAGACACCCGTGCAGTATTTGAGGGTATGCTCGCCAAACAGCACCTTGTATTTGGGTTCAACAAAGGCTGGGATAAACTGGATATATTCCAGGTTGGTCAGGCTGGCACCTGCCTGCAAGGCGATGGCATGGGTGGAGCCAATCACATCAGCGGGGTAAAGGTTGTCCTTATAAAGGCCAGCAATCCCGCCTGCGGCCAAGATAATCTGGCTGGTTTTGCAAAAAATATAGGATATTTGACCGCTTGCATTGACCGAAAAAACCGCCCCCTGAACCTGGTTTTGGTGAGTGGCAATATGCAGGAGGGTGGCATTTTCAAAGACCTGGGTCTGCTGCTTGGCAATAATCTGCTTGGCCCGCTTGGCGGCCACCTTCCACTGGTTAATCAGGAAAATCGGGCGGGGATATTGAGCAAAGCAGGCCGGGCGGTTATCCTGCCGCTGCCAGGCCTCAAAGCCAATTTCGTTGAGCAGGCCAACAGCCTGAGCCGAGTCTTCAATATAGGCCCGCACAATCTTAGGGTTGTTCATGCCACAGGCCACCCGCTCAACATCCTCCTGAAAAAGGGCTTGGTCGGCCTTATCGCCTGTCACCTGAATGCCCAAGGTGGCCTTGAGGGGAAAAAAACTGGCGCCAGACCCAAGCGGAGCCTTGCTAATAAGAATATGTTGAATGCCCTTTTTATGGGCTTCCACGCTGGAGGCCAGGCCTGCAATGCCGCCGCCGACAATGAGCAGGTCGGTTTCAATGGTTTGGGAAATTTTAATCATAGAAAAAGCCCCTGACGGGGCATGAGGGATTATTTGTGGAAGTAGTGTAGCAGGGGATCGGGGTTTTGCAAATAGTGGGCTAACTCTTGTTTTTCAGGCCGGCCGATGTAGGGAATTTGGCCTAGGAGCGGGGCATCAATTTTCTGGCTAAGCAGTTCGATCAACTCCATATAATGCCGCAGGCCAGGATTAACCCGATTGGCCACCCAGCCCACCAATTTCACGCCCTCTCGAACAATGGCATTGGCGGTTAAAAGGGCGTGATTAACACAGCCCTCCTTAATGCCCACCACCAAGACCACAGGCATTTGGTGGGATTTCACCCAGTCTGCAAAGCTCAAATCCTTGTTTATAGGCGTTAGCCAGCCATAGGTGCCTTCCACCACCACATTAGGGCAGCGCTGTTGTAGGCGGGCCAAGTCCTTATCCAGCTTTTCTACATGGATATTGCGCACTGCATCAATGGCCGCAAAAATAGGCGTGCTGGAATGGATAAAGGAATAGCTATTGATTTCACGGTAATGGGCTGGCTGGCTTAGGCTATTTTGCAACACCAGCACATCATTGACATCTTCGCAGGCGTAATCGTCCTGATTGGGTTCGGTTGGCAAGGAATCATCCCCCCCACAGGCAATCGGCTTATAGCCCATCACGGGGACTTCATACTGATTAAGAAGCTGTAAAATTGCACGGGTAACGATGGTTTTGCCCACATTCGTATCCGTCCCCGTAATAAAAAGTGCTGCCATAAGGTTCCTTTGGGTTTAAAATGGCCGAATATTAGCAAAAAATTCTGGGCAAAATACTGTCCTTGATCAAATCTGCGTGATAAATTTAGCCCTTAACTCACATGAGCGCTTTCAGATATGCAAGAAATAACCTATCAATATATCAAAACCAATCAAGAACTAGCTGAAATTTGCCAAACCGCCCGCCAAAAGCCTGTGGTGGCCCTGGACACGGAATTTGTCCGCATCCGTACCTTCTACCCGCAATTAGGCTTGATCCAACTCTTTGACGGCCAACAAGTCAGCCTGATTGACCCGCTAGACATTGATGATTTTTCGCCCTTTGTCAGCTTGCTGGCAGATAAGCAGGTGCTCAAGGTCTTACACGCCTGCGGCGAGGACTTGGAAGTCTTCCAACATCAATTTAAGCAGCTGCCAGAGCCTATGTTGGACACCCAAGTGATGGCCGGTTTCCTGAATATCGGCACCTCCATGGGCTTTGCCAAATTGGTGCAACATTTTTTAGGCCTAGAGCTGGACAAGGGCGCCTCCCGCACCGACTGGCTGGCCCGCCCCCTGACCCAAACCCAGCTCCAATATGCGGCCGCCGATGTTTTCTATCTTCTGCCCGCCTACCACAAACTGGCCGAGCTTTTTGACCTCTCCCCTTGGCAGGAAGCCATTGTGCAGGAATGCAACAAGCTCCTGGACAAGTGCCGCCAAACCACCGACCCGGCCAAACTCTATCAAGACATCAGCAATGCTTGGCAACTCAC
This window harbors:
- a CDS encoding serine O-acetyltransferase — translated: MKKTDVNQIWQHIRQEAQDLANNEPMLASFFHATILKHTNLGGALSYILANKLANPIMPAIALKEIIEEAYAADPQIIYSAACDIDAVRTRDPAVDKWSTALLYLKGYHALQSYRVTHYLWKQGRQALAVYLQNEISVAFDVDIHPAAQIGCGIMLDHATGIVVGETSVIENDVSILQGVTLGGTGKENGDRHPKIRKGVMIGAGAKVLGNIEIGKYAKIGAGSVVVQAVPEYATAAGVPAKIVGQSKSQKPAFDMNQYFEDEFADHGVNI
- a CDS encoding glycerol-3-phosphate dehydrogenase, which produces MDYSAPIAILGAGSYGTSLAIALARRGSKAHLWGHSPHKMEKMARERKNQEFLPDVAFPEDLIVETDLGQTLAKVKDILIVVPSHVFREVLLQMKPFLRDEHRIMWATKGLERDTGRLLQEVVVEILGDNHPLAVLSGPTFAKELAQGLPTAISLASNDPVFADEMQQRIHCSRSFRVYTNSDMVAVQLGGAIKNVIAIAAGVSDGMGFGANARTALITRGIAEISRLLVSLGGNPTSLMGMAGLGDLVLTCSDNQSRNRRFGLMLGQGKGIEEAIAEIGQVVEGYYNTKEAYLLAQRQGVEMPIVEQIYQMLFCGKNTKAHIRKGVSALLGRERKGEEI
- a CDS encoding twitching motility protein PilT is translated as MYLLDTNVISEIRRAKFGKCNTGVLAWIKGIQPSQIYTSTVVLMEIERGVLSMERKDVPQGQILRTWFEEQVKTTFKDQTFGLDEQTAHLCAQLHIPYHAPENDAWIAATAKQHNLILVTRNIKDFENFGVKLLNPFVE
- a CDS encoding prevent-host-death protein, with the translated sequence MTIMTSREFNQRLSQAQKAALIEPVIITNRGEPAFVLLSYAAYTKQSKSSQNILDMLADTAPACADIELELQPRSIGQRPEVEF
- a CDS encoding transcription elongation factor GreB, with amino-acid sequence MAKSNYITRSGWQALDQELKFLWKEERPKVTQAVSDAAALGDRSENAEYIYGKRRLREIDRRVRFLTKRLEVLQIVDYNPSQEGKVFFGAWVELEDLEGGIKQYRIVGCDEFDPAKQWISIDSPVARALIGKQVDDEVSVITPSGKVTLYINRIWYEK
- a CDS encoding fumarate reductase, encoding MIKISQTIETDLLIVGGGIAGLASSVEAHKKGIQHILISKAPLGSGASFFPLKATLGIQVTGDKADQALFQEDVERVACGMNNPKIVRAYIEDSAQAVGLLNEIGFEAWQRQDNRPACFAQYPRPIFLINQWKVAAKRAKQIIAKQQTQVFENATLLHIATHQNQVQGAVFSVNASGQISYIFCKTSQIILAAGGIAGLYKDNLYPADVIGSTHAIALQAGASLTNLEYIQFIPAFVEPKYKVLFGEHTLKYCTGVFDQAGKSLFPHKSPAEFGQMVAERSGYAPFSVDFDCVEFDLVMMQHLLQGHEAVYLTYSPELYQDQTEFYRVYLNWLKQEVGIDLLKDRVAIAPFAHSCNGGIEIDEDAQSAVQGLFAVGEVSSCIEGANRLGGNSVGGSLVFAKRATAKIQANLQKNQVFAPLEASLKAAETALNQPYNPQAQPDLTASQVLSQMREMMGKYANVYRTEANLAKLAAFLKDLEAKFCPVRTAQYQGLEVYFSLKTAQAVVASMRERRESRGAHYRADFPQRDDRIGQLNIQNQA
- a CDS encoding dethiobiotin synthase, whose translation is MAALFITGTDTNVGKTIVTRAILQLLNQYEVPVMGYKPIACGGDDSLPTEPNQDDYACEDVNDVLVLQNSLSQPAHYREINSYSFIHSSTPIFAAIDAVRNIHVEKLDKDLARLQQRCPNVVVEGTYGWLTPINKDLSFADWVKSHQMPVVLVVGIKEGCVNHALLTANAIVREGVKLVGWVANRVNPGLRHYMELIELLSQKIDAPLLGQIPYIGRPEKQELAHYLQNPDPLLHYFHK
- a CDS encoding ABC transporter ATP-binding protein codes for the protein MALLNLSNAYLSFSDHPLLDYAELHIEQGERVCLVGRNGAGKSTLMKILAGEVQLDDGKLIFEKDIVVTRLEQDPPRHIQETVFDYVAEGIAHLADLLKQYHHISQQMLTDYSESLMNELAKVQAQLEHANGWQFENRIQDTLKMLELDPETRLCELSGGWVRRAALARALVANPDVLLLDEPTNHLDVEAISWLEDLLLDFKGSIIFISHDRAFIRKMATRIVDLDRGKLVSYNTNYDQYLIDKEENLRVEALQNELFDKKLAQEEVWIRQGIKARRTRNEGRVRALKALREERRNRREVQGTAKIQIDQSTRSGKIVFEMENAGYEIEGRSLLKNFTTTIQRGDKIALVGPNGCGKTTFIKLLLGQLEPTSGSIRCGTKLEVAYFDQYRADLDPEKTVMDNVADGKQDIEFNGVKRHVLGYLQDFLFPPKRAMTPVKALSGGERNRLLLAKLLLKPNNLLILDEPTNDLDVETLELLEELLADYQGTLLIVSHDRQFIDNTVTECYIFEGEGVVNKYVGGYFDAKQQQTNYFATQADLQKNSKKAPLVEVKQAVEKASNSAKAEKKVKLSYKEQRELEALPELMEGLEAEIEAIQAEVNSADFFSREPAYTQGQLQKLADKELELEQAFERWEVLENIKNGV
- a CDS encoding ribonuclease D yields the protein MQEITYQYIKTNQELAEICQTARQKPVVALDTEFVRIRTFYPQLGLIQLFDGQQVSLIDPLDIDDFSPFVSLLADKQVLKVLHACGEDLEVFQHQFKQLPEPMLDTQVMAGFLNIGTSMGFAKLVQHFLGLELDKGASRTDWLARPLTQTQLQYAAADVFYLLPAYHKLAELFDLSPWQEAIVQECNKLLDKCRQTTDPAKLYQDISNAWQLTPQQLAVLQVLAKWRYEEAKKRNLALNFVVKEQSLLQIAKDQPIHTTKLLDFMHPNEVRIHGKKLLWLVEQGQAIDEANYPPAIVRLVDQPGYKASLKALQQKLDQIKPLDLPLELVASKRQLNQLFSWHQKGRPQEKLPELLTGWREAMGRELLGVL